One window of Triplophysa rosa linkage group LG10, Trosa_1v2, whole genome shotgun sequence genomic DNA carries:
- the chrm5a gene encoding muscarinic acetylcholine receptor M5a, producing the protein MDVGNVTIPGNVSDVHLVTHSLWEVVTIAIVSAVVSFITIVGNVLVMLSFKVNSQLKTVNNYYLLSLAFADLIIGIFSMNLYTSYILMGYWSLGSLACDLWLALDYVASNASVMNLLVISLDRYFSITRPLTYRAKRTPRRAGVMIGLAWLVSFVLWAPPILCWQYLVGKRTVPERQCQIQFFSEPVITFGTAIAAFYIPVSVMTILYCRIYKETERRTKDLAELQGVNSSTNSGSTAQPRRTIGSCFKCKHLKDASRRNQTSWSSSHRPDAPEWPKTHQVANFNSYGSSEDDERSVSPAVVQTPYRHQQSKVAASNGNCEEDAVFPSSLKGSPQRNKKCVSYKFKPVSKDEGLQQNADSERKAGTSSFSSAESVNAPSSSSSSKPADSTLKSQMTKRKRMVLIKERKAAQTLSAILLAFILTWTPYNIMVLISTFCSDCIPLALWHLGYWLCYVNSTVNPMCYALCNKTFQKTFRMLLMCQWRKKRVEEKLYWCGQNPAAGNKLTGGT; encoded by the coding sequence ATGGATGTGGGAAACGTCACCATCCCTGGGAACGTGTCGGACGTCCACCTGGTCACACACAGTCTGTGGGAGGTGGTCACCATAGCGATCGTCTCCGCCGTCGTCAGCTTCATCACGATTGTTGGGAACGTTCTGGTGATGTTGTCTTTTAAGGTGAACAGCCAGCTGAAGACAGTCAACAACTACTATCTGTTGAGCCTGGCCTTCGCCGACCTCATCATCGGCATTTTCTCCATGAACTTGTACACCTCCTACATTCTGATGGGTTACTGGTCTCTGGGCAGTTTAGCGTGTGATTTGTGGTTGGCGCTGGATTACGTGGCCAGCAACGCCTCCGTGATGAACCTACTGGTGATCAGTTTAGATCGATACTTCTCCATCACCAGACCTTTGACGTACCGAGCCAAACGGACGCCGAGGCGAGCTGGCGTCATGATCGGCCTCGCATGGCTGGTGTCGTTCGTTCTTTGGGCTCCTCCGATCCTGTGCTGGCAGTATTTGGTAGGTAAGAGAACGGTACCTGAGAGACAGTGTCAGATCCAGTTCTTCTCTGAACCAGTCATCACTTTCGGAACGGCCATAGCGGCTTTTTACATTCCCGTGTCCGTCATGACTATCTTATACTGCCGGATATACAAAGAAACCGAGAGGCGCACGAAAGACCTGGCCGAGCTGCAGGGAGTCAACTCCTCGACGAACTCCGGCAGCACTGCTCAGCCTCGAAGAACCATTGGATCCTGTTTCAAGTGCAAACATCTGAAGGACGCTTCACGGCGGAATCAGACGTCTTGGTCCTCCTCGCATCGCCCCGATGCGCCCGAGTGGCCGAAAACCCACCAAGTCGCCAACTTCAACAGCTACGGCTCTTCTGAAGACGACGAGCGCTCGGTGTCTCCCGCCGTCGTCCAGACGCCCTACAGACATCAGCAGAGCAAAGTGGCGGCGTCCAATGGCAACTGCGAGGAAGATGCCGTCTTCCCATCCTCCCTCAAAGGAAGTCCTCAGAGGAACAAGAAATGCGTTTCTTACAAGTTTAAGCCGGTTTCAAAAGACGAAGGGTTGCAGCAGAATGCCGACAGTGAAAGGAAGGCCGGGACCTCTTCGTTCTCATCCGCCGAGTCCGTGAACGCACCTTCCTCTTCATCTTCATCCAAACCCGCAGACAGCACGTTGAAAAGCCAGATGACCAAGAGGAAGAGGATGGTGCTGATCAAAGAGAGGAAGGCCGCTCAGACTCTCAGCGCCATTTTGCTGGCGTTCATACTGACGTGGACGCCCTACAACATCATGGTGCTCATCTCCACCTTCTGCTCGGACTGCATCCCGCTGGCGCTCTGGCATCTGGGCTACTGGCTGTGTTACGTCAACAGCACGGTGAACCCCATGTGCTACGCGCTGTGCAACAAAACCTTTCAGAAGACGTTCCGCATGCTTCTGATGTGCCAGtggaggaagaagagggtcgAGGAGAAACTCTACTGGTGTGGACAAAACCCTGCGGCCGGCAACAAGTTAACCGGAGGGACATGA
- the zgc:194887 gene encoding fibrinogen-like protein 1-like protein produces the protein MLVLWVCLVLLEHVRTEPSVENIHMLAPEEHKFIMNLGHNEIPTDCYELWEASGGHARDGLYLIKPADAPIAVYCAMHEGGWTVVQHITINSSVDFDRTWDEYKHGFGSLTGNHWLGNGYLHQLTHGPASYKLGIKLVDKDAVTKTGEYDPVLVENEDAQYRLRLGLFQGTAVDALTVDTENYLHDNQRFTTKDRDNDNYFQNCAKLEFQGVPGGGWWYDACAGANLNRRNVIYWQKDCNKEHLCKYAWMMVKPSDHVKLVYGGDCKKDEL, from the exons ATGCTGGTGTTGTGGGTTTGTCTGGTTCTGCTGGAACATGTTCGAACCGAACCATCTGTGGAAAACATCCACATGCTCGCTCCGGAGGAGCACAAATTCATAATGAACCTCGGACATAACG AGATTCCCACAGATTGCTACGAGCTGTGGGAGGCCTCCGGCGGGCACGCGCGGGATGGTTTGTATCTGATCAAACCCGCAGACGCGCCCATCGCTGTCTACTGCGCCATGCACGAGGGCGGCTGGACGGTCGTGCAGCACATCACGATCAACAGCAGCGTGGACTTCGATCGCACCTGGGACGAATACAAGCATGGATTTGGATCCCTCACGGGCAACCACTGGCTGGGCAACGGCTACCTGCACCAGCTCACCCACGGCCCGGCGAGTTACAAACTCGGCATCAAACTGGTCGACAAGGACGCCGTCACCAAGACGGGCGAGTACGACCCGGTGCTGGTGGAGAACGAAGATGCCCAGTATCGTCTGCGTCTGGGTCTCTTTCAAGGCACGGCGGTGGATGCTCTCACTGTGGATACGGAGAACTATCTCCATGACAACCAGAGGTTCACCACCAAAGACAGAGATAACGACAACTACTTCCAGAACTGCGCCAAGCTGGAGTTCCAGGGCGTGCCGGGCGGCGGGTGGTGGTACGACGCCTGTGCCGGTGCCAATCTGAACCGCAGGAATGTCATCTACTGGCAGAAGGACTGTAATAAAGAACATCTGTGTAAATACGCCTGGATGATGGTGAAACCCTCGGATCACGTGAAGCTGGTTTACGGCGGAGACTGCAAGAAAGATGAACTGTGA
- the emc7a gene encoding ER membrane protein complex subunit 7-like isoform X1, giving the protein MHMNHCLRVWVVLLGLHVTISHEVTNDVTHEGDKDDVRSEDVKFQVLGRAVVPGVRTHDWISSARVLLDGDKHVGFLRSDGGFSVSDVPSGSYVLDISSPTYRFQPVRVDISSTGKIRARVLNYIKTSEVIQLPYPLQMRYAGPHSYFIQRETWGWSDFFMNPMVYMMVLPLLIIVLLPKVINPSDPEMQREVEQSMNMLNPNTELPDVSELMTKFFSPPKSQKKPGGGTRVPKGGGPGQKGGGPRRRVKG; this is encoded by the exons ATGCATATGAATCATTGTTTACGTGTATGGGTTGTGTTGTTAGGGCTTCACGTGACGATCTCTCACGAGGTGACAAATGACGTAACGCACGAAGGTGATAAAGATGATGTGCGATCAGAGGATGTCAAGTTTCAGGTGTTGGGTCGAGCTGTGGTTCCTGGGGTCAGAACTCACGACTGGATCTCATCTGCTCGGGTTCTGCTCGATGGAGACAAACACGTGGGATTTCTCAG GTCTGATGGAGGATTTAGTGTCAGTGATGTGCCTTCTGGATCATATGTGCTGGACATCTCATCTCCGACATACAGATTTCAACCTGTGCGAGTTGACATCTCCAGCACAGGCAAAATTAG GGCTCGTGTGCTGAACTACATCAAGACCTCAGAAGTGATCCAGCTGCCGTATCCTCTTCAGATGAGATACGCTGGACCTCACTCGTATTTTATACAACGAGAAACTTGGGGCTGGTCTGATTTCTTCATGAATCCAATG GTGTACATGATGGTGCTACCTCTTCTCATAATTGTTCTCCTTCCTAAAGTCATCAACCCGAGTGACCCGGAGATGCAAAGG gAAGTGGAGCAGTCGATGAACATGCTGAACCCAAATACCGAGCTTCCAGATGTTTCCGAGCTCATGACCAAATTCTTTTCACCACCCAAAAGTCAAAAGAAGCCAGGAGGTGGAACTCGGGTCCCAAAGGGTGGAGGTCCAGGTCAGAAGGGCGGAGGTCCGAGAAGGAG AGTCAAAGGCTGA
- the emc7a gene encoding ER membrane protein complex subunit 7-like isoform X2 encodes MHMNHCLRVWVVLLGLHVTISHEVTNDVTHEGDKDDVRSEDVKFQVLGRAVVPGVRTHDWISSARVLLDGDKHVGFLRARVLNYIKTSEVIQLPYPLQMRYAGPHSYFIQRETWGWSDFFMNPMVYMMVLPLLIIVLLPKVINPSDPEMQREVEQSMNMLNPNTELPDVSELMTKFFSPPKSQKKPGGGTRVPKGGGPGQKGGGPRRRVKG; translated from the exons ATGCATATGAATCATTGTTTACGTGTATGGGTTGTGTTGTTAGGGCTTCACGTGACGATCTCTCACGAGGTGACAAATGACGTAACGCACGAAGGTGATAAAGATGATGTGCGATCAGAGGATGTCAAGTTTCAGGTGTTGGGTCGAGCTGTGGTTCCTGGGGTCAGAACTCACGACTGGATCTCATCTGCTCGGGTTCTGCTCGATGGAGACAAACACGTGGGATTTCTCAG GGCTCGTGTGCTGAACTACATCAAGACCTCAGAAGTGATCCAGCTGCCGTATCCTCTTCAGATGAGATACGCTGGACCTCACTCGTATTTTATACAACGAGAAACTTGGGGCTGGTCTGATTTCTTCATGAATCCAATG GTGTACATGATGGTGCTACCTCTTCTCATAATTGTTCTCCTTCCTAAAGTCATCAACCCGAGTGACCCGGAGATGCAAAGG gAAGTGGAGCAGTCGATGAACATGCTGAACCCAAATACCGAGCTTCCAGATGTTTCCGAGCTCATGACCAAATTCTTTTCACCACCCAAAAGTCAAAAGAAGCCAGGAGGTGGAACTCGGGTCCCAAAGGGTGGAGGTCCAGGTCAGAAGGGCGGAGGTCCGAGAAGGAG AGTCAAAGGCTGA
- the acp7 gene encoding LOW QUALITY PROTEIN: acid phosphatase type 7 (The sequence of the model RefSeq protein was modified relative to this genomic sequence to represent the inferred CDS: substituted 1 base at 1 genomic stop codon), translated as MARALVCLCALICAAAAVPPIGTQPEQVHISYPGVKNSMVVTWSTSNQTESVVEYSVWGDALFRKKAKGNYTVFTDGGTENRTTYVHRVTLTDLRPGSAYVYHCGSDAGWSDVLYLTSLNESLSFSPRFALYGDMGNENPQSLSRLQKETQIGMYDAILHIGDFAYDMHEDNGRIGDEFMKQIESIAAYVPYMTCPGNQEWAYNFSHYRYRFSMPGHTENLWYSWNIGPAHIISFSTEVYFYLEYGLDLLFRQYEWLKKDLEEANRPEQRAERPWIITMAHRPMYCSDDDGDDCTHFQSYVRRGRNDTKPIAPGLEDLFYKYGVDLELWAHEHTYERLWPVYDXKVYNGSFEEPYVNPKAPVHIITGSAGCREKHDGFIPKPRSWSAFRSTDYGYTRMHLINSTHLYLEQVSDDQYGKVIDHIMLVKETHGPDAWL; from the exons ATGGCGCGTgcgcttgtgtgtttgtgtgctctgatctgtgctgctgctgctgtgccGCCGATAGGAACTCAACCTGAACAGGTGCACATCTCATATCCAG GTGTAAAGAACTCTATGGTGGTCACATGGTCGACCTCCAATCAGACGGAGAGTGTTGTAGAATACAGTGTGTGGGGTGATGCGCTCTTCAGGAAGAAGGCAAAGGGAAACTACACCGTCTTTACTGATGGAGGGACAGAAAACAGGACAACCTACGTTCACCGGGTAACGCTGACTGACCTGAGACCAGGGTCGGCCTATG tgtaTCACTGTGGCAGTGACGCCGGCTGGAGTGACGTCTTATATCTCACATCTCTGAACGAAAGCTTGAGTTTCAGCCCCAGATTCGCTCTGTACGGTGACATGGGCAATGAAAACCCTCAATCTTTGAGTCGACTGCAGAAGGAAACTCAGATCGGGATGTACGATGCTATTCTGCACATCG gGGACTTTGCCTATGACATGCATGAG gACAACGGCAGGATCGGTGATGAGTTCATGAAGCAGATCGAATCCATCGCTGCATACGTGCCCTACATGACATGTCCGGGTAACCAAGAGTGGGCTTA TAACTTCTCCCACTACAGATATCGGTTCAGTATGCCGGGACACACAGAGAACCTCTGGTACAG CTGGAACATCGGGCCTGCTCACATCATCTCGTTCTCCACTGAAGTTTACTTCTATCTGGAATATGGTCTGGATCTGCTCTTCAGACAGTACGAGTGGCTCAAGAAAGACCTTGAG GAAGCAAACAGACCCGAGCAGCGAGCCGAGCGTCCGTGGATCATCACTATGGCACACAGACCAATGTACTGCTCCGATGATGATGGGGACGACTGCACGCACTTCCAAAGTTAC GTTCGCCGTGGACGCAATGACACAAAGCCCATCGCCCCCGGACTTGAGGATTTATTCTACAAATACG GAGTTGATTTGGAGCTGTGGGCGCACGAGCACACGTATGAAAGACTTTGGCCCGTGTATGATTAAAAG GTGTATAACGGAAGCTTTGAAGAACCGTATGTGAATCCTAAAGCGCCTGTGCATATAATCACAGGTTCTGCT GGCTGTAGAGAAAAACACGACGGCTTCATCCCCAAACCTCGCAGCTGGAGCGCTTTCAGAAGCACAGATTACGGCTACACACGGATGCACCTGATCAACTCCACACATCTCTACCTGGAGCAGGTGTCTGACGACCAG TATGGGAAGGTGATCGATCACATCATGCTGGTGAAGGAAACGCATGGACCGGACGCGTGGCTCTGA